The Saccharolobus shibatae B12 genomic interval TGCCATTGTTATCTTTCTATCAAGGATTATCTTAAATGACCTCTTGATTTCAGTCCTATTGACACTTATCCTATTGAAATAGGTGAAAATTGCAATTAGTCCAAAACTTATGGCCATGATTAGGTAAATAAATCTCCATAAATGCAACAGAAAACTTGCTATTACACCCAAGGTGATGATAGTTATTGGTCCTGCGCTTTCCACTAAAGCCACGTAAAATGTGAACTTTGAGCTGTTGGAATAACTAACTGCAACTATTTTCATGGCTGACGGAAATATGGCAGCTGTTATTAGTCCTTCTATGAGGTAGGCTATAAGTAGAATAGCGTAACTTGTAAGGAAGAGAAAGAGTAATAGGTTCATCCCCACTAAGAGAATCGATGCGTACTCCACAGCACTGCTTGGGCCTATTCTGTCTATAATCAAACCCCAAGGTATTGAGGAGACAACGTAACCCACGTAAAAAGCTGTTGCAACTAGCCCTATCTGTATGGAGTTTAGGTGGAAAAGTAGGGCAATTGGTAATGATATAACTCCCCAACTGAGTCTTAAAAACAACTGAAGAAAAGTTCCTATCCAACTCACTATTATATTTCTTAACACAAAATGACAATGGGTAAAATCTCGCTTTTATGATTATCGTTCTAAAATATTTTTAGGATAAAATAATTTTATAATCTCCTAGGCGTATATTCAATTATGCCGAGAGAGTTAACCCCCATTGAGCAGTTACAATTACTTTTACCAGGTTATAGGGGGTATAAAGCAAAAGATCTAATTAGACAAGACGATTTCCTAGTTAGGAGAGCAGTGGTTGATAGGTTAGAACAAACGATAAGGGTAATCTCTGAAAAAGAAAGTTTCATTGCTTCAACTGATCCGTTCTCACCCCAACTTAAGGTAATGGAGTTCTTGATCTCTAAAATCAGGGAGCTAATAAACAATATAATGTCGAGTCAAGGTGGAGGTGCGGATATTTACGCCAGGTGGAAAGTTACGACTGAGGAACTGGATCAAATCGTTAATCACGATATGAAGATGATTGATATAGCTTCACAATTGGTGGAGCTTGCTAAGAATAATAGAATTGAAGAGTTCGAACCATTACTTAATGACCTAAGAGCAATATTTTATGATAGGATGAAATTATTTTATCCTCCGGAACTTAGAAAATAGTTACGAAAAAATTTAAATACCAATACTAGAATAATTTTAATATATGTCTTTAACTATTAGAGGTCAAGTTATTTCGACAGAAAAAGAAGATGGATCAAGTTTTATGACAGCTGATGCTATAATTTTCAAATATCCGAAGGAGGCAATTACTTCGAAATCACTTATAATAGTACAACCCACAGAGAGAGCAATAGTTTTAATACAAGGTCAAATTGTTGCGGATTTACCTCCAGGTAGTCATAATATTCAAACTCCAGGAAATCCGGTTTCAGCTTTTCTATCTAAGTTTAGGTATAACACATTGCCATATGATACCGTAGTTTATTACGTTTCAACTACTAGACATGAGGTTAGAGTAGCGGGTGTTAGTCAGACAGACGATTTAGTACCCTTGGAGTATGAGACGGCAATATACTTTAGAGTTCAAAACCCTGCAGCCTTAGTGACTAATGTCCAGTTCGGTTCCCTATATTTCAAAGATGCAGACCTAGCTCATTATATTTCACCAATTGTAGATCAAGAAGTTAGTTCGGTACTTAATAGGGTAAATCTAACTGATGTTTTCAAGAAATTCTCTGAAATTTCCACTGCAGTTACGGCAGCGTTAAAGCAATTCTTAGCAGAAATAGGCGTAGATCTAATATCTGTAAGAATAACCAGACTTCTGCCTCAAGATCCAGAGTTGAGAAGAATAATACAATTAAGAGATATGGGAATACCATTAATGGATGCAGTTCGAATGGGTTTGGCTAGAATATTAGCTGAACAGCAGAACGCAGCAGCAGTCAATATGGCAATCGGAGTGCCGTATTATCCAAACCTATCAACAATAGTTAATCTACCAGACGGCCTAATAAGAGTAGGTATAGGTAGAAGGGGGCAACAACAGAGTGGTGGAACACAACAGTAGAATTTTAGGTTATAATATTGCGACATCAATTGGTTATTCTTTTATCTTAACTATAATTATGGCAATAGTATCATTAATAGTTAAGGCATTCTATCCTCCAAGTCCCTTTGATATTTCACCAATTGAGGCAATAATCCACTCTCCTGCAGAAGGAATAGTACAGATTTTAATATTGGTAATATTGGTTGCATTTGTCTTTCCTGCAAGGACAGTTCTTGGAAAATCATCTTTGATTCAAGTTAGAAAAATAGGGTTAATAACGGCATTATCTTATTTGGTCTTTTCCTTATTGCCATATGCCTTTCAAGTATCTTATCCTCAAGCGTACTTAGGATTAACGATAGCGTATAATTTGCTAAACGGTGCATTTGCAGGATCTATAAGTACCATTATATGAATATGAGTTTTTCTTATTAGAACAAACAATCCTTCGCCTTGTTGGTTAATATTTAGAAACAAGCATCGTTATACTATACTTTTATAAAATATTTGGTAGCTAATATCGTGATAGGGTATCAAGAAAATGATACAATTATTTTCCTTATTTATAATTAAGTATAGCTATTGACACTACCATAAAAATATTGATATTTCATATCAGCCATCAGAAAATTTAATAGTTTACAATATGTTTATATCTTTTGTAAATCTTTAAACTAAAATGTCATTTCTTGCTTTACGCAATAACCTTTTTTTAATAATTGATCTATCTTTATAAAATTTGCCTTAATTTTCCCATATAACTAAAATATTTTCAGCTTTATCATATATATATACTAATAATATGTTATTACTAGTAATGATAACAACTTTCACAGTTCTATATCATTCTTCATAAGTAGTACTATAAATTGATTAGCTTTCCTAATGACCAATTTCTTTCATGGAGATGACTGGTACATGGTAAATAAATAGAAATCTTATATGCTAATAAGGACGTCGTGTAGTTAACTTTTCTAATTGAGAATAAATACTATTTATTTAAATATTTTTATTTTTCTAAGTTGCGGAGTATACATAATTCTTAGTTATTATATATCTAATTTAGATGAAAAAAACCCAAGGATTTATAAGATTTGGGTGTTGATAAAAGTGGAGAATATGTTATACGAATTAGAGAACGTGCTGTATATGCTCGAATACGGCGTCTTCATATATTTTCCAGTGAACTTTGCGATATTCTTCTTATTTAGACAATTTTTATTACGCTATTTCTCTAGAAGTTATAGACCCTATTCCACTGGTTTAACTAGAGATAAGGCAAAAGTAACTGCAGTAATTCCAGAATACGGTGAGAGTCTCGAGATTTTCGAAAGATGCATTAAGTCAGTTGCAAAAAACAATCCAGACGAGATAATAGTAGTCCACGATGATAAGAGAAAGGAAGTAGTTGATATAGCCAAAAAGTACGGTGCTAAGGTCATAAGCCTCAGTAAGAGGGTTGGTAAACGCGGGGCATTAGTCATAGGTTGGCTAAACGCAATTGGAGATATAATAGTTCAGTTGGATAGCGATACGATAATGGAGGATAATACTATAAATGAAATCATTAAACCCTTTGCAGACCCTAAGGTGGCTGGAGTTCAAGGAAGACCAATGTTATTCAGAACTGATGGCAGAATTCCCTACTTATTTGGACAAATAATAGAGTATAGTAGGGATATTGTTGTTAGAGCACTAAATGGCACGTTAAATGTAATTGATGGAAAGATTGCTGCTTACAGAAGAAGCTATCTACTGGAGATTATAAGGAACTTCAATCATGATACCTACGGAAAGAGAAGACTAATTGTCGCAGACGATAAAGCGCTGACTTATTACGCAAATATGAATGGTTATAAGACGGTCTATCAAGCTACGGCAGTAGCCAAATCAGCAGCTCAACTTACGTTTTTAAAATTCCTCAACCAACAGTTGAGATGGGCTAGAAGCGGCTATCTTTATCTAATAAAGGAAATGAGGAGTGGCTTATTTTTCAAAATGCCAGGGAAATATAGATTTCACATGTTAACGTATCTATTTGCTCCATTCTCATTCGCTTTGGCATTAATAGATACACTCTTAGTTCCCGGAAATCCCACTGCGTGGTCTTGGAGTTATTTAGCTTATTATGGATTTAACATACCTATAATATTATATTCACTACTTATATTTATTATTGGTCTTTATTTAAGCATGAAAATATCCTTTGTAATCTTGAACCTTAAGCTCCCTGATAAAATGTCTTTTCTTGACATTATTACACTAGGTATTCTCGGTTTATTTGTAATATTCCCCATGTTCATATATGCAGCTATCACCCATTACGGTGTTTCAGAATGGAGGGGAAGTAGCTATTTAGGTTAGGTGAAAAAATGGATAAAATTTTAGTTTCAAAAAATGAGTTAAGAGAAGACGATTTAATTAATGACTATTTAATGGAAATGGTAAAAAAGTTAGATCAAAAAGTTATTAGTGCTAGGAGAAATGTTGAAATTAACGGAATTCTCAGTCCGTTCTATTTGGATCTAGAGAAGGAAATAAGATTGATCTTTATATACGAAGAACAAACACTAACATATCTTAACTCCCATAAGGAGAATATTAAAAAGATAAAGGAACTGAGGAGAAAGGATGTAAAAATCATCCTTCTAGTTAGTGAGATGTCACAGCTTGATCTCAATAAAGTATTAAATCTATGTGAAAGTAAGATTATTCCTAATGTTTCTATTACTAAGGGCGAAGTGAAGTCTGTATCAGCTTGTAAAGAACTAGAAATACATGGATATCAAGGATGGATATTGAAGGATTTTGAGGAGTAAGTGATGCAAAATGTATAAATCAATAGTCTTAATCCTTCTAATACTCTTCCCGTTAGTATTATCTGGAGTCATAAATTCCTCATCTACATCACCACCTTTTTCATACTTCATTACAGCCAATTGGAAGACAATTCCCACATTGGATAACCTTACAACGATAAATTTAAACTTAATTACTTTCTTAAACTCTACTAAGGTAAACGCTTATGCCCTAATTGCGAAGATATTTTTACCTGAAGGAGTTTTGAATGCTAGTGAAGGACATTATATAGAAGATATTTTGCCCTTATCCTCTCAGGTTCAACAATATAACATACAGTTTAACGTTAGCATAGTTAATACAAGTTTACCTAATAAATTAAATTTCCCAGTGATGTTGATGTTAATCACTGAAAGTGGAGGTAACGTATCTTATAATACTTCACTTACTTTGCCCTATTATGGTACGTATAACTTTAGTATTAAACTGTTAAATTCAAGCTTAATACAAGGCTTCCAAGACGTTATCTTCAGAATCAATACACAATCTCCGCTTTACAATGGCTCTATCTCATCCCCATACTTTATGAAAAACGTTAGTTTGTCTTACGTTAACGAGAGTAAGGACATCTCAGTGAAGCTATTCGTTCCATTTGAAAATAGTCTGATCTATCATTTAAATATTCCATTAACCATACGATTTTTAACACCTTATAACCTCTATTATGTCAAGCAATTCGTTTTAGAAACTAACGTAAATACTTCAATACCAACGCTATACGCAAATGTTCAAGCTCCTACTAGAGTAGTTTACCCGGGTTATAATAACTTTAATATCTCGATAGTAAACAAGGAGAGCCTTTCAATAAGTAACCTCACCTTAATTGCCAAATATAACAATACTATGAAGAAGTTAACCATTCCCTACTTACCTTCAAATAGTGCAATGAATTTCACTTTATCCTTCTACGCTAATTCAAACGTTTCGCTCAAACTTTATGTTTTCTTCTACACACCATTAGGTTTTGATAACGTAAGTTTAGGTAGCTACTATTTCCCTATAGAGTACCCAATAAGTGTAACGTGGAATAACGGTAATATCAATGTATCTAATCGTGATAACGTCACGCTAAATAACATAACGGTTCAGTTTGGACAAGACACTGTAAAGATACTAAAATTATCTCCTAAAGGGGATATCTTGTATCCTGCAACTATAAAACCTAACTTTGTTTACATTGCCTTTTATGCTGATAATAGGATCTTTTCTTACTCGCAGAAAGTTTACGAAGTCCCATTCGTCAAGTTGAATTTGACATACCAATTCATCAACATAACTAGATCAACAACCGGAACATACACAGCAACACTAATACTATACATACAAAACACAGGAGACCAATACGCCAACAACATATACATCCTAATAAAACCCAACGGAACAGCAATAACACCACCATTCTACATAATCTCACAAATACTACCAAACGAAACAATAGCCATCCCATTCTCTTTACGCGCAACAAATAACGCACTGGTTCAGATATCGATGTTCTACTACCATAATAACCAGACATACATCAAAAACATCACAATACCACTAAATTATGCTAAAGCAGTGTCACCTGTAGCAGTTAGGCTGAATGTGACATACCAATTCATCAACATAACTAGATCAACAACCGGAACATACACAGCAACACTAATACTATACATACAAAACACAGGAGACCAATACGCCAACAACATATACATCCTAATAAAACCCAACGGAACAGCAATAACAC includes:
- a CDS encoding COG1361 family protein, with the translated sequence MYKSIVLILLILFPLVLSGVINSSSTSPPFSYFITANWKTIPTLDNLTTINLNLITFLNSTKVNAYALIAKIFLPEGVLNASEGHYIEDILPLSSQVQQYNIQFNVSIVNTSLPNKLNFPVMLMLITESGGNVSYNTSLTLPYYGTYNFSIKLLNSSLIQGFQDVIFRINTQSPLYNGSISSPYFMKNVSLSYVNESKDISVKLFVPFENSLIYHLNIPLTIRFLTPYNLYYVKQFVLETNVNTSIPTLYANVQAPTRVVYPGYNNFNISIVNKESLSISNLTLIAKYNNTMKKLTIPYLPSNSAMNFTLSFYANSNVSLKLYVFFYTPLGFDNVSLGSYYFPIEYPISVTWNNGNINVSNRDNVTLNNITVQFGQDTVKILKLSPKGDILYPATIKPNFVYIAFYADNRIFSYSQKVYEVPFVKLNLTYQFINITRSTTGTYTATLILYIQNTGDQYANNIYILIKPNGTAITPPFYIISQILPNETIAIPFSLRATNNALVQISMFYYHNNQTYIKNITIPLNYAKAVSPVAVRLNVTYQFINITRSTTGTYTATLILYIQNTGDQYANNIYILIKPNGTAITPPFYIISQILPNETIAIPFTVHVTKNTVFQISMFYYHNNQTYIKNITIPLNYVKLSPGQTVVKYLANYVGKYTLYQVYGIPAIVIAFILIIILISIVPAVRKNTTKE
- a CDS encoding glycosyltransferase family 2 protein translates to MLYELENVLYMLEYGVFIYFPVNFAIFFLFRQFLLRYFSRSYRPYSTGLTRDKAKVTAVIPEYGESLEIFERCIKSVAKNNPDEIIVVHDDKRKEVVDIAKKYGAKVISLSKRVGKRGALVIGWLNAIGDIIVQLDSDTIMEDNTINEIIKPFADPKVAGVQGRPMLFRTDGRIPYLFGQIIEYSRDIVVRALNGTLNVIDGKIAAYRRSYLLEIIRNFNHDTYGKRRLIVADDKALTYYANMNGYKTVYQATAVAKSAAQLTFLKFLNQQLRWARSGYLYLIKEMRSGLFFKMPGKYRFHMLTYLFAPFSFALALIDTLLVPGNPTAWSWSYLAYYGFNIPIILYSLLIFIIGLYLSMKISFVILNLKLPDKMSFLDIITLGILGLFVIFPMFIYAAITHYGVSEWRGSSYLG
- a CDS encoding SPFH domain-containing protein, which encodes MSLTIRGQVISTEKEDGSSFMTADAIIFKYPKEAITSKSLIIVQPTERAIVLIQGQIVADLPPGSHNIQTPGNPVSAFLSKFRYNTLPYDTVVYYVSTTRHEVRVAGVSQTDDLVPLEYETAIYFRVQNPAALVTNVQFGSLYFKDADLAHYISPIVDQEVSSVLNRVNLTDVFKKFSEISTAVTAALKQFLAEIGVDLISVRITRLLPQDPELRRIIQLRDMGIPLMDAVRMGLARILAEQQNAAAVNMAIGVPYYPNLSTIVNLPDGLIRVGIGRRGQQQSGGTQQ
- a CDS encoding MFS transporter, whose amino-acid sequence is MLRNIIVSWIGTFLQLFLRLSWGVISLPIALLFHLNSIQIGLVATAFYVGYVVSSIPWGLIIDRIGPSSAVEYASILLVGMNLLLFLFLTSYAILLIAYLIEGLITAAIFPSAMKIVAVSYSNSSKFTFYVALVESAGPITIITLGVIASFLLHLWRFIYLIMAISFGLIAIFTYFNRISVNRTEIKRSFKIILDRKITMATLVRLGELWSTWGTTTWIFPMLVLYRGISPTLSALFLLLFGVGQLVGILSVERLVERFGDSNVILINLIGFILLTFSIIFSNNIDILPEAFLLGIFSFSYRPPTDSLIMRIAGQSSAGTSIGYANAVSQVGTMIAPSFVGLALYLTHSFSISMLALDVGCIISIISLLSLKHL